A stretch of Aspergillus nidulans FGSC A4 chromosome VI DNA encodes these proteins:
- a CDS encoding uncharacterized protein (transcript_id=CADANIAT00010215) gives MAAGNHADGNYDLDSNDPSDTALDWEDKSPTGAAFASAHPPAPRPRLPYFRRPSGPPSQPRLDSSSPPTPDRPRSLLSSPPKVVIAARNPTGGIRGKLSCILNALSSALGLGRNGDGARARDSASVAADSNSALIAAEEAEAEVETADANNNGESDEGKDENPEGNDNEGEREEEYTVSDEAGEQRETENLGTQSTGTAWNFAAPGMGYYTESEVAEELEVDETGIERGTEDDEDEAGEAGEKRASAESNTDGQLPKTTTSHFYSLDIPLLEIEDGEVPIASPSLANPKSSWLSSDGGLRSAGVGLPSPSGSVANCRWSATLPVYTSNPPKQTKHEEYQPLADAASSDCAPISLSNGLDQPLVVPRDDEDGGADEDRGGQEEQEEKVGDRHIRTAGVNGPPEFNMLNSRIPNAFDRFLIEAPGPSIMPLPTVYGLSRPLQDQALQVWGDENEQPLSAQGNDTALLFHDADRLIPSIEVDHDHDHDRPNSSDGLRSDSATARASGPTKPSGRRPGTKRYNGSRSNKGDIAWGKANRGSYSIQEPTTEDTEEDVGEEREKRQDGVTTDRLEGGPGGILGEGYPEGGSSAGGGPDNSLGYSQERDNDRDRFPEMSPDPPTPVEYPESPVVLDFRGQTPEVSPDPPTPREDLEIPISRELTVSPDPPTPVEFPETPILLAFGNHTPEVSPDPPTPKEDPELPVPGNSTISPDPSTPLDSAESRPTAVASTSRWSIAPPPPPTPSRPAVTRPRSRIAYGKFGNLTVPDASLSNSGPRASKRRRKRGQVEDGEYVNEAGEEDDFSDDDRNNYGGGYDAQKRPSRGSGGRKRKSPSSSNALTAQKRVLRNRTIGFSNTEVGAPGLGEKRAASPSDAGTNAKRAKPGTPAASGFNRYASTSLVENSVPSRKCSVYVLGENGNGQLGMGNGTPVQYKQPTKNTQLPDVVQVAAGGEHCIALTHDNKIYTWGDNSHGQLGRLTNSMTAQMPGEVDFSEVNLPDYTIFAQVVATRSACFVLTMFGDVYGWGTFSEIYEDENGEQHCEPLGFRHQCKCQRTPLHIQELQNVKRLAAGSDHVLAQISILIGGNRASSSASKMKGSRVRKRKDTIAAEGSSTGSATKVRDVVRSWGAYKRGQLGRTAANIANCLNPLLCDFPGNSSRALKNPDNVSTIGSGKFHSFVIKESGDFLAWGYNKFAQTAFVPPAASVLRRDLKVDKPSTVASLRGQRVHFPTGGVDFSVALTAGGQCLSWGSFQDGVRSIPDTAMSDEPDFNKVAGRDEGTQIPAIMKVPTFVPGINAHDKGIKMVSAGWTHTIAVTNGGKALGWGSNDHYEIHPDETKHPINDPMEIPMEGLRVVEAAAGRFFTILLVQSD, from the exons ATGGCTGCCGGCAATCACGCCGACGGCAATTACGACCTCGACTCGAACGACCCTTCAGATACGGCCCTGGATTGGGAGGACAAAAGTCCTACTGGAGCCGCCTTTGCCTCTGCgcatcctccagcaccaaGGCCACGCTTGCCATACTTCAGACGACCATCTGGACCTCCATCACAGCCACGTTTAGATTCGTCTTCGCCTCCAACGCCTGACCGTCCCCGTTCCCTTCTATCCTCGCCTCCAAAAGTGGTGATCGCGGCCAGGAATCCAACTGGCGGGATCCGTGGGAAGCTGAGCTGTATTCTCAATGCTTTGAGTAGCGCGTTAGGGCTCGGAAGGAACGGGGATGGGGCTAGGGCAAGAGATAGTGCTAGTGTCGCTGCAGATTCCAATTCGGCTCTTATCGCAGCcgaggaagctgaggctgaagTTGAGACTGCTGATGCAAATAATAATGGAGAGAgtgatgaaggaaaagacgAGAATCCAGAGGGAAACGATAATGAAGGGGAGCGGGAAGAGGAGTACACAGTCAgcgacgaagctggagagcAGAGGGAGACAGAGAACCTGGGCACGCAGTCAACGGGCACTGCCTGGAATTTTGCAGCCCCAGGAATGGGATATTACACGGAGAGCGAGGTAGCAGAAGAATTGGAAGTTGACGAGACTGGAATAGAAAGAGGaacagaagatgacgaagacgaagcgGGTGAGGCGGGAGAGAAGCGAGCCTCTGCCGAGTCGAATACGGACGGTCAGCTGCCAAAAACCACAACTTCCCATTTCTACAGTCTAGACATCCCACTCCTGGAAATTGAGGACGGCGAGGTCCCAATTGCAAGCCCTTCACTTGCGAACCCCAAATCTAGCTGGTTATCGTCTGATGGTGGACTTCGATCTGCAGGTGTGGGCCTTCCCAGTCCAAGCGGATCTGTTGCTAACTGCAGGTGGTCAGCGACATTGCCAGTATACACCTCAAACCCGCCAAAGCAAACAAAACATGAAGAGTACCAACCTTTGGCAGACGCTGCTTCTTCGGATTGTGCGCCAATTTCACTATCGAACGGTCTGGACCAACCGCTTGTAGTGCCgcgagatgatgaagacgggggagcagatgaagatcgaggaggacaagaagagcaagaagaaaaggtgGGGGACCGACATATAAGGACAGCGGGAGTTAATGGACCACCAGAGTTCAACATGCTGAACTCCAGGATCCCAAACGCCTTTGATAGATTTCTTATAGAAGCCCCGGGGCCGTCAATTATGCCGCTGCCGACTGTTTATGGTCTATCTAGGCCTCTACAGGACCAGGCTCTACAAG TCTGGGGAGATGAAAACGAACAGCCGCTCAGCGCTCAAGGAAACGACACAGCATTACTGTTTCACGACGCAGACCGGCTGATTCCGTCTATCGAGGTCGACCACGACCATGACCACGACCGCCCTAATAGCTCTGACGGGTT ACGCTCAGATAGCGCTACGGCCAGAGCCAGCGGTCCAACAAAACCATCCGGCCGTCGTCCGGGGACAAAACGCTATAACGGCAGCCGTAGCAATAAGGGAGATATCGCCTGGGGCAAAGCCAATAGGG GGTCATACAGCATCCAGGAACCTACCACCGAGGATactgaggaggatgttggggAAGAACGTGAGAAACGACAAGACGGAGTTACGACTGATCGTCTGGAGGGTGGTCCTGGTGGTATACTTGGAGAGGGTTATCCTGAGGGCGGTAGttctgctggtggcggcCCTGATAACTCCCTTGGATATTCCCAGGAGAGAGATAATGATCGGGACAG ATTCCCGGAAATGTCTCCAGACCCTCCGACTCCGGTAGAGTATCCTGAGAGTCCGGTAGTTCTGGATTTTAGAGGTCAAACTCCAGAGGTTTCTCCTGATCCTCCAACTCCGAGAGAGGATCTCGAAATACCGATTTCCCGAGAATTAACAGTATCTCCTGATCCACCGACTCCGGTAGAGTTTCCTGAAACTCCAATTCTTCTAGCATTCGGGAATCATACTCCTGAAGTGTCTCCTGACCCTCCAACCCCTAAAGAGGATCCTGAACTACCGGTTCCTGGAAATTCAACGATCTCTCCTGATCCTTCAACCCCGTTAGACTCTGCTGAGAGTCGCCCTACAGCTGTAGCTTCGACATCTCGTTGGTCAATTGCCCCTCCACCCCCTCCAACTCCGTCTCGGCCGGCGGTTACCCGACCTAGGAGTCGTATAGCTTATGGTAAATTTGGGAACCTGACAGTTCCCGATGCGTCTTTATCTAACTCTGGACCCAGAGCATCTAAGCgtcggaggaaaagaggtCAAGTGGAGGACGGGGAGTATGTGAATGAggcaggagaggaagatgacttCAGCGACGATGACAGGAATAATTACGGCGGCGGTTATGATGCCCAAAAAAGGCCCTCAAGAGGCTCAGGCGGCAGGAAACGCAAGtctccttcttcgtccaATGCTCTAACTGCACAAAAAAGGGTGCTTAGGAACCGCACTATTGGTTTCTCAAATACAGAGGTAGGCGCACCTGGATTGGGTGAAAAGAGAGCAGCAAGTCCATCAGATGCTGGAACGAATGCAAAGAGGGCAAAACCAGGCACTCCAGCTGCGTCTGGTTTCAACAGATATGCTT CAACTTCCTTAGTGGAGAACAGCGTCCCTTCCAGGAAGTGCTCAGTATATGTGCTCGGAGAAAACGGAAACGGCCAGCTCGGTATGGGCAATGGTACTCCGGTTCAGTACAAGCAGCCTACCAAGAACACACAGCTACCGGATGTGGTACAGGTAGCGGCTGGTGGCGAGCACTGCATTGCTCTCACTCACGACAACAAAATCTACACCTGGGGAGATAATAGCCATGGCCAGCTGGGAAGGCTTACGAACTCCATGACAGCTCAGATGCCAGGGGAGGTGGATTTTAGTGAAGTCAATTTACCCGATTACACAATATTTGCACAGGTCGTTGCAACAAGGAGCGCATGTTTCGTCCTTACGATGTTCGGTGATGTTTATGGCTGGGGAACTTTCTCG GAGATTTACGAGGATGAGAACGGCGAACAACATTGTGAGCCACTCGGCTTCCGCCATCAGTGCAAATGCCAACGCACCCCATTGCATATACAGGAACTCCAGAATGTCAAACGTCTCGCCGCGGGCTCTGATCACGTTCTCGCCCAAATCTCCATACTTATTGGCGGCAATAGAGCTAGTAGCTCAGCGTCTAAAATGAAAGGATCGAGGGTCCGAAAACGCAAGGACACAATAGCTGCTGAGGGCTCTTCCACTGGCAGCGCCACCAAAGTCAGAGACGTGGTCAGGTCCTGGGGTGCCTACAAAAGAGGCCAACTCGGGCGCACAGCTGCCAATATCGCCAACTGCCTCAACCCCCTCCTTTGTGACTTCCCTGGAAACAGCTCCCGCGCGCTGAAAAATCCCGACAACGTAAGCACTATCGGCTCAGGCAAATTCCACTCCTTCGTGATTAAGGAAAGCGGTGATTTCCTTGCATGGGGTTATAACAAGTTCGCTCAGACGGCGTTCGTGcccccagcagcatctgTGCTGAGACGCGACTTAAAGGTCGACAAACCCAGTACTGTGGCTAGCCTAAGAGGGCAGCGAGTCCATTTTCCCaccggcggcgtcgattTCAGTGTTGCTCTTACGGCCGGCGGGCAGTGTCTGAGCTGGGGATCTTTTCAAGATGGCGTACGAAGTATTCCTGACACCGCTATGTCTGATGAACCCGACTTCAACAAAGTAGCTGGTCGTGATGAAGGTACACAGATACCGGCCATCATGAAAGTGCCAACGTTTGTCCCAGGCATCAATGCCCATGATAAAGGGATCAAGATGGTTTCTGCGGGTTGGACACATACGATTGCCGTTACTAACGGCGGGAAAGCGCTTGGTTGGGGGTCGAATGATCACTACGAAATTCATCCGGACGAGACTAAACACCCCATCAATGACCCGATGGAGATTCCAATGGAGGGCCTCAGGGTTGTAGAGGCTGCCGCGGGACGCTTCTTCACAATCCTGCTTGTTCAGTCTGATTAG
- a CDS encoding protein ngn15 (transcript_id=CADANIAT00010219) has translation MSRPQNPSPSQLPIEVTLSPFDVQDLPSISQIWDSALPQYSLPPDALAKIIPQPNAHHFVAKADGRAIGFCLSYQSKHLAQKPANATKGYIAVLAVRPEYQRRGVGTALLREAIAWFKNEFEPCCIEVGSAFPRFWPGVPVMDPLRNSSFPKGIASTEDQDRHEDKISSSSVLDFFISRGFRMRPDPPRSVDLYRDIRTFSLTEMGHDRDYGQRAREAGYTFSPLQEAGYDECLAGQSRNFADNPDWVDIYRKLNPVSHPYSIMTAFDANGAQAGWTLMLPPSSSILQSNWVMPSVCGPNTGLIGCVGIDKGHRKSGVGIALVAHALQDMKSRGIEGVFVDWVSVEGFYEKVGFHIWARYRTGEIG, from the exons ATGTCCCGGCCTCAGAACCCCTCACCTTCCCAACTTCCAATAGAGGTAACATTAAGCCCGTTCGATGTCCAAGATCTGCCTTCAATATCCCAAATTTGGGACTCCGCTTTGCCCCAATATTCTCTACCGCCAGATGCCCTCGCCAAAATCATTCCACAGCCAAACGCACACCACTTTGTCGCCAAGGCTGATGGCAGGGCTATTGGGTTCTGCCTGTCTTACCAATCCAAACACTTAGCGCAAAAACCGGCAAATGCCACAAAAGGCTATATTGCCGTTCTTGCTGTGCGCCCGGAGTATCAGCGGAGAGGTGTTGGAACGGCTTTGTTGAGGGAGGCTATTGCTTGGTTTAAGAATGAGTTTGAACCTTGCTGCATCGAGGTCGGGAGCGCATTCCCCAGGTTTTGGCCTGGTGTTCCGGTTATGGACCCATTGCGAAACTCTAGTTTTCCCAAAGGCATAGCATCGACCGAGGACCAGGATAGACATGAGGACAAAATATCCTCGAGTTCAGTGctggatttcttcatcagccgCGGGTTCCGGATGCGTCCTGATCCGCCGCGTTCGGTGGATCTGTATCGAGATATCCGCACTTTCAGCCTTACTGAAATGGGGCACGATCGTGATTATGGGCAACGGGCTCGTGAGGCAGGGTATACATTCTCCCCGCTTCAGGAAGCCGGGTATGACGAATGTCTAGCTGGTCAGAGCAGGAACTTTGCGGACAATCCG GACTGGGTCGACATCTACCGTAAACTAAACCCGGTCTCTCACCCGTACTCTATCATGACGGCCTTCGATGCCAATGGTGCCCAAGCCGGCTGGACACTAATGCTTCCGCCCTCATCGAGTATCTTGCAGTCCAACTGGGTTATGCCCTCTGTTTGTGGTCCAAATACAGGCCTGATAGGCTGCGTTGGTATTGACAAAGGCCATCGCAAGTCGGGCGTGGGAATTGCACTCGTGGCACACGCGTTACAAGATATGAAGAGTCGAGGGATCGAGGGCGTTTTTGTGGATTGGGTCAGTGTTGAAGGATTTTACGAGAAAGTCGGTTTTCATATCTGGGCCCGTTACCGGACGGGCGAAATTGGCTAG
- a CDS encoding protein mcnC (transcript_id=CADANIAT00010218), whose protein sequence is MSEVQSRSSASRGRVSARGGRGGYSSRGGRGGSRSTKPDVTEPTYEDEGELGQMKKKYSDTLPMLKELFPDWTDEDLVFALEDADGDLEQAIDRISEGNVSQWGEVKKKTTDRSRPKPKEAQSTPTESATTAVRPGRGRGGFEGRGRARGDRGRGGRGGRAGTHANGTRTEKSSLPAEITPIADSATTTTATSSAETAAPETVSTTKDTPAMPEGTKKGWASLFAKPAVPPPQKKPAAPAPAPATAPPPAAPATEEPAPEPQPEEKPAEPDAAPAPAPAPAPVPVAVPLPADRAPQPAVPQPREEPQKATPTSADVSPAKDDLTKNNLAQIPDVSPPVPSATAASTVGSTVEPSAAATSTPARPTASALPTSAFKQNIRTPGTQRRVMEQQEAVVMPGNHAVDRAAVQFGSMGLNGEAADVDIDENREDTETRAQPPQHSPVAPRASLPPSTQAQAPPEAAAVSRPAPGLPPVPQATAAENTFSDFARYDSQKPYDPFTQPLTQPQPQVQEPFANQAPVQPTVTTGSEYSPFYAGDQRLPYNYYNAYGQSQDASLAQRAAGFGVSGAEAQPQIPTTQPPTRYGHVEAPNSGHTTPNPTLPGVTQTPAAHHMPTQGAHAYGYGYPYYSNPHYASYMSQQYGRNRPIYDDARRYEDQYMPHSSQYGYGSQYGPYGKGGMYGQPHGFSYDHSASPATAGSFNQGIPGRDSVYGRTGSAQPSESQQSAAGASAFGTGMTDVFGRSQAGFGQNQPIAQQTPVSSEETKAFDASKTGGPSPSLSQANRPGSATNTPGQSQSQTGLPPLQGQQTQQGFGGYPHLNPQYGGLGGLGGHQTAANQTHHQATGYGNYGGAGFGNYYGNTGRGGWGGNYGH, encoded by the exons ATGTCTGAAGTTCAATCGAGGTCTTCTGCCTCTCGTGGCAGGGTATCCGCCCgtggtggccgtggcggCTACAGCTCCAGAGGTGGTCGAGGTGGCAGCAGATCCACAAAGCCCGACGTCACAGAGCCTACAtacgaagatgaaggagaacTCGGtcaaatgaagaagaaatactCGGATACTCTGCCGATGTTGAAGGAGCTCTTCCCTGACTGGACAGACGAGGATTTGGTCTTCGCtttggaggatgctgatggtGACCTCGAGCAGGCAATTGATCGCATCAGTGAAG GCAACGTCTCTCAGTGGGGGGAAgtaaagaagaagacaacCGACCGAAGTCGTCCCAAGCCCAAGGAGGCACAGAGCACCCCTACGGAGTCAGCCACAACTGCCGTGCGGCCAGGACGTGGACGCGGTGGATTTGAAGGCCGCGGTCGCGCTCGTGGAGATcgtggccgtggtggccgtggcggTCGGGCTGGAACTCATGCCAACGGAACACGCACGGAGAAGTCATCCCTCCCCGCTGAAATCACTCCTATTGCAGACTCAGCGACAACTACAACCGCTACCTCGTCCGCCGAGACGGCTGCTCCGGAAACAGTGTCTACCACGAAGGATACCCCTGCCATGCCGGAGGGTACCAAGAAGGGTTGGGCATCGTTGTTCGCGAAACCGGCGgtgcctcctcctcagaaaAAGCcagccgctcccgctcccgctcccgctaCTGCTCCccctcctgctgctcctgcgACTGAAGAACCCGCTCCCGAACCCCAACCCGAAGAAAAGCCTGCCGAACCTGACGCTGCCCCTGCCCCTGCCCCTGCCCCTGCACCCGTTCCTGTTGCTGTACCTCTACCCGCCGACAGGGCGCCCCAGccagcagttcctcaacCGAGAGAAGAGCCGCAGAAGGCGACACCCACGTCGGCCGACGTCTCGCCGGCCAAGGATgatttgacgaagaacaaCCTTGCGCAGATTCCCGATGTCTCTCCCCCTGTTCCATCCGCTACGGCTGCCAGCACTGTTGGCAGCACTGTTGAGCCCAGCGCGGCGGCTACTTCAACACCCGCCCGCCCCACAGCTAGTGCCTTGCCTACAAGCGCATTCAAGCAGAACATCCGTACCCCTGGAACGCAGCGGCGTGTCATGGAACAACAGGAGGCTGTCGTTATGCCTGGAAATCATGCCGTCGATCGTGCTGCCGTGCAGTTTGGCAGCATGGGGTTGAATGGCGAGGCTGcggatgttgatattgacGAAAACAGAGAAGACACTGAAACCCGTgctcagcctcctcagcaCTCCCCTGTTGCTCCGCGCGCTTCATTGCCTCCGTCCACTCAAGCTCAGGCTCCTCCCGAGGCCGCTGCTGTTTCCCGTCCCGCTCCCGGCTTGCCTCCCGTGCCCCAGGCTACCGCTGCCGAGAACACTTTCTCAGACTTCGCTCGCTACGACTCTCAAAAACCTTATGACCCGTTCACTCAACCACTTACTCAACCGCAGCCTCAAGTCCAGGAACCGTTCGCAAACCAGGCCCCCGTTCAGCCGACTGTCACCACCGGTAGCGAATATTCGCCGTTTTATGCTGGCGACCAACGCCTTCCATACAACTACTACAACGCCTACGGTCAATCTCAGGATGCGTCCCTTGCGCAGCGCGCTGCTGGGTTTGGTGTCTCTGGCGCTGAAGCCCAGCCTCAGATTCCCACCACCCAACCTCCCACCCGCTATGGTCACGTTGAAGCCCCGAACAGCGGCCACACCACCCCCAACCCGACTCTTCCCGGCGTCACTCAGACTCCAGCCGCGCACCACATGCCTACCCAGGGTGCTCATGCTTACGGTTATGGATATCCATACTACTCTAACCCGCACTATGCTTCGTACATGAGTCAACAGTACGGTCGAAACCGCCCAATCTACGATGACGCTCGCAGATACGAAGATCAGTATATGCCTCACAGTTCCCAGTACGGCTACGGAAGTCAGTACGGTCCGTATGGCAAGGGTGGCATGTACGGTCAGCCGCACGGTTTCTCGTACGACCACTCGGCATCCCCTGCGACTGCTGGCAGCTTTAACCAGGGTATCCCCGGCCGCGATTCGGTCTATGGCCGTACTGGATCGGCACAGCCTTCTGAGAGCCAGCAGTCGGCTGCAGGTGCCAGCGCCTTTGGGACAGGCATGACTGATGTCTTTGGGCGCAGTCAGGCCGGGTTCGGACAAAACCAGCCCATCGCCCAGCAGACTCCCGTTTCATCGGAAGAAACCAAGGCTTTTGACGCTTCCAAGACCGGTGGACCAAGTCCTTCGCTGTCCCAGGCCAACCGCCCTGGTTCCGCGACCAACACTCCAGGCCAATCCCAGAGCCAGACCGGTCTTCCCCCGCTGCAGGGTCAGCAAACACAGCAGGGCTTTGGTGGTTACCCTCACCTGAACCCTCAGTACGGTGGTCTTGGCGGCCTCGGCGGGCACCAGACAGCTGCCAACCAGACCCATCACCAGGCGACCGGGTATGGCAACTACGGTGGTGCCGGCTTCGGTAACTACTACGGGAACACTGGACGAGGTGGCTGGGGTGGTAACTATGGTCACTAA
- the lys1 gene encoding saccharopine dehydrogenase (NAD+, L-lysine-forming) lysA (transcript_id=CADANIAT00010216) has product MGSNKIWLRAETKPAEARSALTPTTCKALIDAGYEVTVERSTQRIFDDDEFAKVGAPLVEEGSWVKDAPKDAYILGLKELPEDDFPLEHVHISFAHCYKEQAGWEKVLSRWPRGGGVLLDLEFLTDDAGRRVAAFGFSAGYAGAALAVKNWAWQLTHPEGEPLAGEKPYANQDLLIQSVKESLQAGQKQSGKSPKILVIGALGRCGKGAVQLAKDVGIPESDIIQWDMEETKKGGPFKEIVEDADIFVNCIYLSSKIPHFVNVESLSTPSRRLSVICDVSADTTNPNNPIPVYNITTTFDKPTVPVTLPNGTQGTPLSVISIDHLPSLLPRESSEMFSEALMPSLLQLKDRENARVWKQAEDLFNQKVATLPQTA; this is encoded by the exons ATGGGTTCCAACAAGATCTGGCTGCGCGCTGAGACCAAGCCTGCCGAGGCACGGTCTGCTT TGACACCGACCACTTGCAAGGCTCTTATTGATGCTGGATATGAGGTGACGGTTGAGCGATCTACTCAGCGTATCTTCGATG ATGACGAATTCGCAAAG GTTGGCGCTCCTCTTGTTGAGGAAGGTTCTTGGGTCAAGGATGCACCCAAGGACGCTTACATTCTAGGTCTGAAGGAACTTCCTGAGGATGACTTTCCTCTCGAGCACGTTCACATCTCTTTTGCGCACTGCTACAAGGAGCAGGCCGGCTGGGAGAAGGTGCTGAGCCGGTGGCCTCGTGGTGGCGGTGTTCTCCTGGACTTGGAGTTCCTCACCGATGATGCTGGTCGTCGGGTTGCTG CCTTCGGTTTCTCTGCTGGCTATGCTG GTGCTGCCTTGGCCGTCAAGAACTGGGCCTGGCAATTGACGCATCCCGAGGGCGAGCCTCTCGCCGGCGAAAAGCCTTATGCCAACCAAGACCTTCTGATTCAGTCAGTCAAGGAGTCACTCCAGGCGGGTCAGAAGCAGTCTGGCAAGTCCCCAAAGATACTTGTCATCGGTGCT CTGGGACGTTGTGGTAAGGGTGCTGTGCAATTGGCGAAGGACGTCGGCATTCCCGAGTCTGATATCATTCAGTGGGATATGGAGGAAACCAAGAAGG GTGGCCCTTTCAAGGAGAttgttgaggatgctgaCATCTTCGTGAACTGCATTTACCTGTCTTCCAAGATCCCTCACT TCGTTAATGTTGAGAGCCTTTCCACCCCTAGCCGTCGTTTGTCTGTCATTTGCGACGTGAGCGCTGATAC TACcaaccccaacaacccaatTCCTGTCTACAACATCACCACCACCTTTGACAAGCCCACAGTACCCGTTACTCTGCCCAATGGCACTCAAGGCACGCCTCTCAGTGTGATCAGCATTGACCACCTCCCGTCGCTTCTCCCGCGTGAAAGCTCCGAGATGTTTAGTGAAGCGCTGATGCCCAGCTTGCTTCAGCTCAAGGACCGTGAGAACGCTCGGGTCTGGAAGCAGGCCGAGGATCTGTTCAACCAGAAGGTTGCCACTCTGCCTCAAACGGCGTAA
- a CDS encoding uncharacterized protein (transcript_id=CADANIAT00010217), translating into MKLTAPFNLNPLSKFHVPLPRTPRQSQQLLNALTSSFRRELDRAHPPTALSSDEGSGTNNAYSGDHLNEEHAHSAAHATDKHIRALLDNPLFRVSPSRNSVRSGPQSSTDGSRIQKEPMAIFDELVASGSATVGSVSDCLNWQLLLASRQSGERFVKELRDSRAGSRTFSWWSSSDPSTRVSFLKNNRAVRSTCKFMAAEGLRDSILAWLRVLRNRDFGDLEVEEDLAEKSFKYILGNYLNGEIECGGGLVSALRFYVDACKILMSTADETPTLPLKKSLGAPAGYLLSMIEMNSRRNPSDSIPADVYDKYANMVSALALDIEILCITLHRPVAPNARRMDSLGKLTLERAPRLEGDHAYPKLCFGAFSAHCLPCLRTCSPRGREGDRGTAEITITPQTLLINVTAQPHHFPPTSTSSSAIIRTSNRFQRLASFAKLQTNLASSGNHFSHNAFSRLIITMSSTPSIAALVSDSAGSPSVNGAPQQNGSSHLSKPMEASALTETNDENLSEIRTPANDRSSVSISESKREQAKAGEKRELETPSITNSGGVESTEPDYKKPRTNEDAVAADSTSPNSRTEKADPGQAAPQQKKKGGRPRKTKDTVKKGIPTDGIGSRTRSRTKVVS; encoded by the exons ATGAAACTTACCGCGCCTTTCAACTTAAATCCCCTGTCGAAGTTCCATGTCCCGTTGCCGCGAACTCCCCGCCAGTCCCAGCAGCTCCTGAATGCCCTTACGTCCTCCTTCCGTCGTGAACTTGATCGTGCCCACCCTCCCACCGCATTGTCTTCGGACGAGGGTTCTGGCACTAATAATGCTTACAGCGGAGACCATCTGAACGAAGAGCATGCTCACTCGGCCGCTCATGCTACCGACAAACATATCCGCGCGCTTCTCGATAACCCCCTCTTCCGTGTATCGCCCTCTAGAAACAGTGTCCGGTCTGGACCCCAGTCAAGTACGGATGGATCAAGGATTCAGAAAGAGCCTATGGCCATTTTTGACGAGCTTGTCGCCTCTGGCTCTGCTACTGTGGGCTCTGTCTCTGATTGTCTCAATTGGCAGTTGTTATTAGCCAGCCGTCAGAGCGGCGAGCGCTTCGTAAAGGAGCTCAGGGACTCTCGAGCAGGCTCCAGGACTTTCTCTTggtggtcttcttcagatccGTCGACGAGAGTCTCATTCCTGAAGAATAACAGAGCGGTGCGTAGCACATGCAAGTTCATGGCGGCGGAGGGGTTACGGGACTCAATCCTGGCTTGGCTGAGAGTTTTGAGGAATCGTGATTTTGGTGACTTGGAAGTAGAAGAGGATTTGGCAGAGAAATCTTTCAAGTATATTCTGGGGAATTATCTGAATGGAGAGATTGAATGCGGCGGTGGGCTAGTTTCTGCCCTACGCTTCTACGTGGATGCTTGCAAAATACTCATGTCAACTGCCGATGAAACACCGACATTGCCTCTCAAAAAGTCTCTCGGTGCGCCGGCGGGTTATCTTCTCAGCATGATTGAGATGAACTCGCGTCGAAACCCGAGCGACTCTATACCGGCCGATGTATACGATAAATATGCGAACATGGTATCTGCGTTGGCGCTCG ATATCGAGATCCTCTGCATCACACTTCACAGGCCAGTCGCACCAAATGCCAGAAGGATGGACTCTCTTGGCAAGCTGACGTTGGAACGAGCGCCGAGATTGGAAGGTGACCATGCTTACCCGAAGCTGTGTTTCGGAGCTTTTAGCGCGCATTGTTTACCTTGTTTGCGGACGTGCTCTCCTAGAGGTCGAGAGGGGGACAGGGGGACAGCCGAAATTACCATTACTCCGCAGACGCTCCTGATAAACGTCACCGCGCAACCACACCACTTCCCGCCCActtcaacttcatcatcagCTATAATTCGCACGTCAAACCGCTTCCAGCGTCTCGCGAGCTTCGCAAAGTTGCAGACCAATCTAGCATCTTCTGGTAACCACTTTTCCCACAACGCCTTTAGTCGACTCATTATTACCATGTCATCTACTCCTTCAATTGCCGCTCTTGTGTCAG ATTCTGCGGGCTCACCGTCTGTTAACGGCGCTCCACAGCAGAACGGCAGTAGCCATCTTTCTAAGCCGATGGAGGCTTCTGCTTTGACCGAAACAAACGATGAGAACTTGTCAGAGATTCGTACTCCAGCCAATGACAGATCCAGTGTATCTATATCGGAAAGCAAACGAGAACAGGCCAAGGCAGGGGAGAAGCGAGAGCTCGAAACACCATCCATCACGAATTCAGGCGGAGTGGAATCGACAGAGCCTGACTACAAGAAACCTAGAACGAATGAGGATGCAGTCGCTGCTGATAGCACATCCCCCAATTCGCGAACTGAAAAAGCCGATCCTGGTCAGGCTGCAccgcagcagaagaagaaagggggTCGGCCCAGGAAGACCAAGGACACGGTCAAAAAAGGTATCCCTACCGATGGCATCGGTAGTAGGACGCGTAGCCGCACCAAAGTCGTTTCGTGA